A stretch of the Proteus sp. ZN5 genome encodes the following:
- the thiH gene encoding 2-iminoacetate synthase ThiH, whose product MDTFSDYWQQLDWDDITLKLNSKTNADVEAALNRHTLTLDDFMALISPAGRHYLEPMAQRAQKLTRQRFGNIVGLYVPLYLSNLCANDCTYCGFSMSNAIKRKTLNESEIIAECNSIRQLGFDSLLLVTGEHQRKVGMDYFRQYIPLIRENFSSLMMEVQPLATEEYAELKTLGIDGVMVYQETYHEPTYQLHHLKGKKQDFHWRLQTPDRLGQAGIDKIGLGALIGLSSQWRSDCYMVAEHLLFLQKRYWKSRYSISFPRLRPCAGGLSPASVMSEAELVQLICAFRILAPDVELSLSTRESPYFRDNTVPLAINNISAGSKTQPGGYSDSHEELEQFSPNDNRHVNDVINVLKERGLQPVWKDWDNYLGR is encoded by the coding sequence ATGGACACTTTTTCTGATTATTGGCAACAACTCGACTGGGATGACATTACATTAAAGCTCAATAGTAAAACCAATGCGGATGTTGAAGCCGCATTAAATCGTCATACCCTTACACTCGATGATTTTATGGCGCTGATTTCGCCTGCGGGTCGGCATTACTTAGAACCTATGGCTCAACGTGCTCAGAAACTTACTCGACAACGTTTTGGTAATATCGTGGGATTATATGTTCCACTTTATCTTTCTAATTTATGTGCGAATGACTGCACTTACTGTGGCTTTTCAATGAGTAATGCCATTAAGCGCAAAACATTAAATGAAAGTGAGATCATTGCCGAATGTAATAGCATCAGACAATTAGGCTTTGATAGTTTGTTACTAGTGACTGGAGAACATCAAAGAAAAGTGGGTATGGATTATTTTCGCCAATATATCCCTCTTATTCGAGAAAATTTCAGTTCATTAATGATGGAAGTTCAACCTCTTGCAACAGAAGAGTATGCAGAATTAAAAACACTGGGTATTGATGGTGTCATGGTTTATCAAGAAACCTATCATGAACCAACTTATCAGCTTCATCATCTAAAAGGTAAAAAACAAGATTTTCATTGGCGACTACAAACACCTGATAGATTAGGGCAAGCAGGGATTGATAAAATTGGTTTAGGTGCATTGATTGGTCTTTCAAGTCAATGGCGTAGCGATTGTTATATGGTGGCAGAACATCTCTTGTTCTTACAAAAACGCTATTGGAAAAGCCGTTACTCTATCTCTTTTCCTCGTTTACGCCCTTGTGCTGGTGGGCTTAGCCCCGCATCAGTAATGAGTGAAGCTGAGTTAGTTCAGTTGATCTGTGCTTTTCGCATTTTAGCACCTGATGTTGAGCTATCCCTTTCAACACGTGAATCTCCATATTTTCGTGATAACACAGTGCCGTTAGCAATTAATAATATTAGCGCAGGATCTAAAACTCAGCCCGGTGGATATTCTGATAGCCATGAAGAATTAGAACAATTTTCGCCTAATGATAATCGCCATGTAAATGATGTTATCAACGTATTAAAAGAGCGAGGATTACAACCAGTATGGAAAGATTGGGATAATTATTTGGGTCGTTAA
- a CDS encoding thiazole synthase, translating into MLKIADTTFTSRLFTGTGKFATPTLMTEAVKASGSQLVTMAMKRVDLKNGNDDLIAPLKSLGVKLLPNTSGAKTAQEAVFAARLAKEAFGTHWVKLEIHPDTKYLLPDPIETLKAAEILVKEGFVVLPYCSADPVLCRRLEEVGCAAVMPLGSPIGSNQGLQTRDFLRIIIEQASIPVVVDAGIGAPSHALEALELGADAVLVNTAIAVAKNPILMAQAFKAALDAGELVRQSGLATPTSVVNMQAQASSPLTQYLGAF; encoded by the coding sequence ATGTTAAAAATTGCTGATACAACATTCACATCGAGACTTTTTACAGGCACAGGGAAATTTGCAACACCAACACTAATGACAGAAGCTGTTAAAGCTTCGGGTAGCCAATTAGTTACGATGGCAATGAAACGTGTGGATTTAAAAAATGGTAATGATGATTTAATCGCACCACTTAAATCATTAGGGGTAAAATTATTACCTAATACATCTGGTGCGAAAACGGCACAAGAAGCTGTTTTTGCGGCTCGTTTAGCCAAAGAAGCTTTTGGCACTCATTGGGTAAAATTAGAAATTCATCCTGATACCAAATATTTATTACCCGACCCTATTGAAACACTTAAAGCCGCTGAAATCCTCGTTAAAGAAGGTTTTGTTGTTTTGCCTTATTGTAGTGCTGATCCTGTTTTGTGTCGTCGTTTAGAAGAAGTTGGCTGTGCTGCTGTGATGCCTTTAGGTTCTCCTATTGGTTCAAATCAAGGCTTACAGACTCGTGATTTTCTACGGATTATTATTGAACAAGCCTCAATACCTGTTGTTGTTGATGCAGGTATTGGTGCACCTAGCCACGCACTTGAAGCTTTAGAGTTAGGTGCTGATGCAGTCTTAGTGAATACTGCAATTGCGGTTGCTAAAAATCCTATTCTAATGGCACAGGCATTTAAAGCTGCGCTTGATGCCGGCGAACTTGTTCGACAATCAGGACTTGCTACACCCACTTCAGTTGTGAATATGCAAGCACAAGCCTCTAGCCCATTAACCCAATACTTAGGGGCGTTCTAA
- the thiS gene encoding sulfur carrier protein ThiS, whose product MNITVNDEQYSLDMPVTICQLLIQLEQPPIGVALAINETIIPRENWETHFINDGDTILLFQAIAGG is encoded by the coding sequence ATGAACATTACCGTAAATGACGAACAATATTCTCTGGATATGCCTGTCACTATCTGTCAGCTCCTTATTCAGTTAGAGCAACCACCTATTGGTGTAGCGCTTGCTATCAATGAAACCATCATTCCCCGTGAAAATTGGGAAACACATTTTATTAATGATGGCGATACTATTCTTCTCTTCCAAGCAATTGCAGGAGGCTGA
- a CDS encoding HesA/MoeB/ThiF family protein, protein MLNDNDFMRYSRQVMLEDIGLEGQNKLQQARVLIVGLGGLGSPASLYLAGAGIGELILVDDDELHVSNLQRQILYRTQDIPDAKSEVAKQSLLALNPEIKITSYKQRIDGDSLSKLVKEVNLVLDCTDNMLTRQAINRVCVTQQTPLISGSAVGFSGQLMVFEPPFIHGCYHCLYPDETEPQRNCQTAGILGPVVGVIGTLQALEAIKLLSGLPSSLSGKLRLFDGRKQNWSTLRLTPSKTCPVCRGLA, encoded by the coding sequence ATGCTAAATGATAATGATTTTATGCGTTATAGCCGACAAGTGATGTTAGAAGATATTGGCTTAGAGGGACAAAACAAACTTCAACAAGCAAGAGTACTGATTGTTGGGCTTGGTGGATTAGGCTCTCCTGCATCACTTTATCTTGCTGGTGCAGGTATTGGGGAGCTTATTTTAGTTGATGATGATGAGTTGCATGTTTCTAATCTACAACGCCAAATTCTTTATCGAACTCAAGATATTCCTGATGCGAAATCAGAGGTCGCAAAGCAGTCTCTGCTTGCATTAAATCCAGAGATAAAAATTACCTCTTATAAACAACGTATTGATGGTGACTCATTATCTAAATTAGTTAAAGAGGTCAATTTAGTCTTAGATTGCACAGATAACATGCTCACACGCCAAGCGATTAATCGTGTTTGTGTCACACAGCAAACTCCACTTATCAGTGGCAGTGCCGTAGGGTTTAGTGGCCAACTTATGGTGTTTGAGCCTCCTTTTATTCATGGTTGCTATCACTGCCTCTATCCAGATGAGACAGAACCTCAACGAAATTGCCAAACAGCCGGAATTCTAGGCCCTGTTGTGGGTGTGATTGGTACACTTCAGGCACTTGAAGCGATTAAATTGCTCTCTGGCCTACCCAGTTCTCTAAGTGGAAAGCTTCGCCTTTTCGATGGTAGAAAACAAAATTGGAGTACTTTGCGTTTAACACCATCAAAAACATGTCCTGTTTGTCGAGGTTTAGCATGA
- the thiE gene encoding thiamine phosphate synthase yields MNRSSDTSFASTEKKLGLYPVVDSVEWIERLLKTGVTTLQLRIKDKQPDDVEQEIIEAIKLGKQYHARLFINDYWQLAIKHHAYGIHLGQEDLDIADLDAIKKSGLRLGISTHDETELQRAKALRPSYIALGHIFPTTTKDMPSNPQGLEALKHQVEQTPDFPTVAIGGISLERVPDVVATGVGSVALVSAITKTPDWQQVTRKLLELVEGKPSC; encoded by the coding sequence ATGAACAGATCCTCTGACACATCTTTTGCATCAACAGAAAAAAAACTTGGGCTTTACCCTGTTGTTGATTCTGTTGAATGGATTGAACGCCTGTTAAAAACAGGCGTTACCACCTTGCAATTACGCATAAAAGATAAACAACCAGACGACGTTGAACAAGAGATCATTGAAGCAATAAAACTGGGTAAACAGTATCACGCAAGGCTATTTATTAATGATTATTGGCAGCTTGCCATTAAACATCACGCCTACGGTATTCATCTTGGTCAAGAAGATCTCGATATTGCAGATCTTGATGCCATAAAAAAATCAGGGTTACGTCTTGGTATTTCTACTCATGATGAAACGGAATTACAAAGAGCGAAAGCATTGCGTCCGTCTTACATCGCATTAGGGCATATCTTTCCAACGACAACTAAAGATATGCCATCTAACCCCCAAGGTTTAGAGGCACTCAAACATCAAGTAGAGCAGACACCTGATTTTCCAACGGTTGCTATTGGAGGGATCTCGCTAGAGAGAGTACCTGATGTTGTTGCAACTGGTGTCGGTAGTGTTGCCTTAGTCAGTGCAATAACAAAAACGCCAGATTGGCAACAAGTGACTCGTAAATTATTAGAATTAGTGGAGGGAAAACCATCATGCTAA